The Brassica oleracea var. oleracea cultivar TO1000 chromosome C7, BOL, whole genome shotgun sequence sequence CCTGGAAGTTTCTTTGGTGGGCTGGAACTTTCCCTATACATCTAATTGTCCAAGAAAACCGAAAACATCTCATGGTATACATATATTCCTTTATATCCCTAACAAGAATTTGTATGTCTTCATCAATTCAAATTTGATTTTATATCTTTCTTATTTTGACGGAAGTCCAATTATAAACAAGAGAAGACTATGTTCATGAAAGTGTTTGAGGGTTGTTGGAGGGTGGAGCCATTGTTTATCGACGAACATTTGTGTGAGCGTTTAAAACCGAAAACACAAGAAGACTACGATCGTTGTACCAACGGACGAGGAAGGATCGGGTCGAAGGTGAAAATGGATCAGATGTTTCAGCCTTCTGCTATTCTTACACCACCTCCTCTTTCTTGGTATATTCGTGGGATCACCACTAAAACCACAGAGAGTATGATTGAAGATCTTCTAGCTGAAGCTGCTAGGATCCGAGGAGGAGGCCGTGATGATGATCAAGTAAGAAACAGCAACGAATTGGATAAGAGAAAAGTTGAGGATATTAAGGAGAGATGGAGATCGAGGAGGTGTAATGGGAGGAGATTAACCAATCGGAGGAAGATTTAAACGTTTTATAAAAGAAACATCCTCTCAGTTATTGCAATGATATACTTTGTTAATCTCATTGTAGTTCCAATGGCTTTAGATACTTTGTTAAGTATCTGTATCCATAGGGGCTTCGTATATCTTGACAAATCATTATTAATTAAAATAATTATATCCTCCAAATAAAGATTATGTAATGGCATTAAGTTCTCTTAAACCACTCTAGAGGCAACATTGCAACAACAACAAAAAAATCAGACAATGCGATTTTACTGTTTTTAGTTCTGTATGAATTATGATTCTTTCGTCATCAAAATCTTGATTCCAAAAATTCAAAACAAAACTCATTATACGATTAGGGCACCAAAATTCCGTGACATGCAGCATCATTCTACCATGTATTGAACACTTAGGTCTCCTTTCCTCAGGAAGGTCTTTGCTTGTACGTCATATAATTCACGAGAACTTAGCTGCCCACTTCATTTTTTCGTTATAGGAAGAACTTAACGTACACCATTCTATCAAGATGCAGATACTTTAATTAACATTCCACAAACCATAATATATACAATCTTTAGATCGTCATTTACTTTTGCCCTCATCAGATAAGTTTTTTTGAGCAACTGACTGATTTCATAAACTAAAAGGTTTAGTACAAAGCAGGGGAGGCAAGATGATGAGCAGATTTCGCCAAGGAGTCCACTCTACCATTATAAGACCTCGATACATGAGTGAAACAAATGAAATCCAAAAACTGGGATAGAAACTCGATATCCTTGAGAACTCCAAAAAGCTCCATAGGAAATGCCTTCGAGTTGATAGCTCTAATGAGCTCAAGATTGTCGGATCGAATCCAGACGTTAGAACACCTGTGCTGCCGCACTGTGGTCAAGGCTTCTCTCAGAGCCAAAGCTTCCGCCATCAGAGGTGAGGCTACATACTCTGCTCGAGCTTGAAACTCGGTAGTTACTCCACTCTGCTTCTCCTCAATCAACCAACCCAAACCTGCAGAAAAGGACTCGCTTAACCATGATGCATCGCAATTGACAATAGAGCAGTCCGACGGTATTGGAAGTTGGAGTTCCGCTCTTGTTGTCGACGCTACAGTCCCTCTTAAATCCCCCTGGGCCAGTTCCCATTCGCGCGCTCCCAACACCGCGTTTGATACTACTGAAAAACTGATCTCGATTCAAATAATAATAGGTTTCTCGCATACCATAGGTTCCATAAGATCCATGGGAGCAATGGAACAGTGATTCCCGTCGGAGGAAGGCAAACCAGGTTCGAAGAAGTGATGATTCCCTGGTGGGGCGACGTTGGACTCCCAATTCTGGAGTGATTGGGGCGGAGCTTGTTCCCATGCCTTTTTCGCGTAAGGACAGAGGAAGAAGAGATGGATTGCTGTTTCCTCCTCGTTACAGTGCGGGCAGAGTCCTTCCACAGTGACTCCTCTCCTTTGCAAGACTAACTTTGGAATAGAAATGGGTATATTCCCCAGATTTGGTGGCTGGATCAATCAGAATATTCAACAACCCCTTAAGGTCAGTTCATATCCACCAATCAAAGGACCCTTTGAAGTCTACTATATGGGTTTTTGAATAGATGAGATCATGATTATGTTTGCTGTTGTAGGCGTCGACCAAGATACCTGAGAGGGGTAAATCTAGTTCAGTTTCAGAAACAGATAGGTATTATTCAGGGACCATGGTATTTTAATCCTGCTTCAAGCCCTAAAGAGAAGGTAATAGCAAATCAGCAATAAGTATTAAATACTTGTGTTGGTCGTTAATGTTGTGATTTTGTCTCTTTCTTGGCTTGGCCTCTTCACTAACATGACCATCTCTTTTCTCACTCTCTCTGTTTCTACTTGTGTATCATCATCACACAAGCTTGCTATCTCTCTTTACTCTCTCTTTACATTTGTTGTTCTTGTAGAGAGAAGAGAGTAAGCTTTAGTTGTCTACATCTTTCTTTCTCCAACTCTTTTTCTTATTAGAATTGGATGCTTTCTTACAACAACACACATACATACTTATAGTAGTTTTAGTCTAACTACTACACTCATCCTTACTTGCAACTCTAGACTCAACAACTCCCGTTTGCACCTTATTTCTAGGCATGTTGCTTACAAGCAAACTTGCTCACACTCCTAACAACTATTACCAACTCCAACTTAACTTAGTTAGCTTAATAACTAACTAGTTTCTTTTATTCTTCTTGTTGTGTAACTTCTAGTTACACAACCCACTAACCCTTGACTTCTTGTTGTCCATGCTGGTCTTTTTCTTGTTCCTTTTTGCTTGCGCTCCAAGCTTTCTTCTTCTTCTTCTCCTTCTTCTTCTTCTTCTTTGTAGCTTCTTCTAAGCTACTCTTCATTCTTTTTCTTCTGTTGGAGATTGTAATCAAGGTCCAATCTCAACAGTTAATTATGTAAATGATATAACGATTCTGCTTGTTTTTGTAGGCCGAAATCATGAAAATAGATCATGTTAGATCTATGTCAGTGTATCTTACCTATCCTAAATACTATGACCTAGCTGAATTGTGGAGGAAAGTAAGACTTTGGAGGTCTGAAAATAGCAAGCATCCATGGTACGATGCACCTGCTAAGGTGAAGGTAATAGCAAAGAATCAAACATAATCTCAATACTCTTGGATATATAATTTTGTTTGTTTTTATAGGAAATGCTAGAACTTAGGAAAAAATAATTTTGAAACGTCTTTACATATTTTTTGTGAAGGTGAAAACAAAAAAGGGCTTTGCCATTTAAACATAGACTTCACAGTGGGATGGCCTCCTCAAGCAGTCTACGAGATGTTCACTAATCCAAGAAACCTGAATTTCTTCCATTCAATGGCAAGTACCTATTGTTGGGGAAAGTCACACGGCGCAGCGGAAATACTAATGGTCGTGTTCTCCTT is a genomic window containing:
- the LOC106306982 gene encoding uncharacterized protein LOC106306982: MGGSEISRSEEKSFENNDVFVWISKKIQEPLKAEFKKLRSVKEQQSMIKPVLEIETTHDEEREEEKLEKQLQAWRDNPSWIDQPPNVQVKSQNGLFCHLNAEFNVGLPPKSVYKIFTHPDNKRYFKNIKECISRKVLMEDGPMQTVEVKQAAAWKFLWWAGTFPIHLIVQENRKHLMSNYKQEKTMFMKVFEGCWRVEPLFIDEHLCERLKPKTQEDYDRCTNGRGRIGSKVKMDQMFQPSAILTPPPLSWYIRGITTKTTESMIEDLLAEAARIRGGGRDDDQVRNSNELDKRKVEDIKERWRSRRCNGRRLTNRRKI
- the LOC106302807 gene encoding uncharacterized protein LOC106302807; translated protein: MGTGPGGFKRDCSVDNKSGTPTSNTVGLLYCLGWLIEEKQSGVTTEFQARAEYVASPLMAEALALREALTTVRQHRCSNVWIRSDNLELIRAINSKAFPMELFGVLKDIEFLSQFLDFICFTHVSRSYNGRVDSLAKSAHHLASPALY